A window from Primulina eburnea isolate SZY01 chromosome 2, ASM2296580v1, whole genome shotgun sequence encodes these proteins:
- the LOC140823273 gene encoding plasmodesmata-located protein 2-like isoform X1 has product MVRLVGKNYSNLEMGPCPSLLCFLILSLFFNFVSSTDNTNLVFKGCADQKFQDFNGVYRQTLENLFDTLKSQSSATKFYKTSSGDGLSAINGAFQCRGDLSNGDCNSCVAKAPDLAEKLCGQAIAARVQMNGCYLRYEISGFRQVSETELLYKICGSNRASGSGFGDRLDIALGEIVKGLTSGNSTGFYAGQYQSVYVLGQCEGDLNSGDCVSCVKSAVDRAKSDCGSSISAQIYLQECYISYTYYPNGVNSGQSSLTSSGTGRNTQKTVAIVLGGLVGVGLVMACLLFAKSAFKKKTHTYKYGG; this is encoded by the exons GCTTCCTCATACTGTCTCTATTCTTCAATTTCGTCTCTTCCACCGATAACACAAACCTGGTATTCAAAGGCTGCGCGGACCAgaaattccaagattttaatGGGGTTTACAGGCAAACGCTGGAGAATCTGTTTGACACTTTGAAATCCCAATCCTCAGCTACAAAGTTCTACAAAACCAGTTCCGGTGATGGCCTATCAGCCATTAATGGCGCCTTTCAATGCAGAGGTGACCTCTCAAATGGAGACTGCAACAGCTGTGTTGCAAAAGCCCCTGATTTGGCTGAAAAGCTTTGTGGTCAAGCTATTGCTGCGAGAGTCCAGATGAATGGGTGTTATTTAAGGTATGAAATTTCTGGGTTCAGACAAGTGAGTGAGACTGAgttgttgtacaagatttgtggGTCGAACCGGGCCAGCGGATCCGGTTTCGGGGATAGATTGGACATAGCTTTAGGGGAAATAGTGAAGGGTTTGACGAGTGGGAACAGTACTGGGTTTTATGCTGGCCAGTATCAGTCTGTGTATGTTCTGGGTCAATGTGAAGGCGATTTAAACAGCGGAGACTGTGTGAGCTGTGTGAAAAGTGCCGTGGATAGAGCTAAATCCGACTGTGGCAGCTCAATTTCAGCTCAAATATATCTTCAAGAATGCTATATTAGCTATACTTATTATCCAAATGGGGTGAACAGTGGCCAATCATCACTTACATCATCAg GGACAGGAAGGAATACACAGAAGACAGTTGCTATTGTGCTTGGAGGACTTGTGGGTGTGGGGCTGGTAATGgcttgtttgttgtttgcaAAATCTGCTTTCAAGAAAAAGACTCATACATACAAGTATGGTGGATAG
- the LOC140823273 gene encoding plasmodesmata-located protein 2-like isoform X2 — translation MVRLVGKNYSNLEMGPCPSLLCFLILSLFFNFVSSTDNTNLVFKGCADQKFQDFNGVYRQTLENLFDTLKSQSSATKFYKTSSGDGLSAINGAFQCRGDLSNGDCNSCVAKAPDLAEKLCGQAIAARVQMNGCYLRYEISGFRQVSETELLYKICGSNRASGSGFGDRLDIALGEIVKGLTSGNSTGFYAGQYQSVYVLGQCEGDLNSGDCVSCVKSAVDRAKSDCGSSISAQIYLQECYISYTYYPNGVNSGQSSLTSSGRNTQKTVAIVLGGLVGVGLVMACLLFAKSAFKKKTHTYKYGG, via the exons GCTTCCTCATACTGTCTCTATTCTTCAATTTCGTCTCTTCCACCGATAACACAAACCTGGTATTCAAAGGCTGCGCGGACCAgaaattccaagattttaatGGGGTTTACAGGCAAACGCTGGAGAATCTGTTTGACACTTTGAAATCCCAATCCTCAGCTACAAAGTTCTACAAAACCAGTTCCGGTGATGGCCTATCAGCCATTAATGGCGCCTTTCAATGCAGAGGTGACCTCTCAAATGGAGACTGCAACAGCTGTGTTGCAAAAGCCCCTGATTTGGCTGAAAAGCTTTGTGGTCAAGCTATTGCTGCGAGAGTCCAGATGAATGGGTGTTATTTAAGGTATGAAATTTCTGGGTTCAGACAAGTGAGTGAGACTGAgttgttgtacaagatttgtggGTCGAACCGGGCCAGCGGATCCGGTTTCGGGGATAGATTGGACATAGCTTTAGGGGAAATAGTGAAGGGTTTGACGAGTGGGAACAGTACTGGGTTTTATGCTGGCCAGTATCAGTCTGTGTATGTTCTGGGTCAATGTGAAGGCGATTTAAACAGCGGAGACTGTGTGAGCTGTGTGAAAAGTGCCGTGGATAGAGCTAAATCCGACTGTGGCAGCTCAATTTCAGCTCAAATATATCTTCAAGAATGCTATATTAGCTATACTTATTATCCAAATGGGGTGAACAGTGGCCAATCATCACTTACATCATCAg GAAGGAATACACAGAAGACAGTTGCTATTGTGCTTGGAGGACTTGTGGGTGTGGGGCTGGTAATGgcttgtttgttgtttgcaAAATCTGCTTTCAAGAAAAAGACTCATACATACAAGTATGGTGGATAG